The window CCTTTACCCTGACttgtttgtgtttatatttacaaatgaaaacaacttCTCATTAATATTTTCTCCTGAGGAATCATACTGTAATATACAGTTTTATAACctgactttgtttttctttccctttgtatCATGTGGTGTGACGAGTATTCTCCCTTGTTGCTTATAGTCTGCCACTTAAACCTGAAACATTTCTTgcataataatacatttttttttcctgaaagatcGGAAACGGGAACTTAAGCTCCCTACTGAATCCTTCCACATAACCTGTTTCATGCTCTGAGCTTTCTATTTTGGTTCCCTTAACCCATATGTCAGATGATTCCCCACTGGAGCCGGGGCTGCCCTGTTTTACTACTGCCGCTTTGTAAAATACATTAATAGCTGACATGGCAACCGGATGCCACTCACTCATCTCTTTTCCTTGTCATTTCCAGGAGGACCAATAACAACGAATGCAACTAACACGTATTTCTCCCTCAGTAAACGCCAGATGTTGTACTACGTTCTCGACATAGTAATAGACAACTTATTTATAGTGCTTGTTAGGTCACGGGCATTTCTCCAGGTGCTTTTCACGTGTTTCCATGTGTTAACTCACTTAATTTTTACAGTAGCCCATGAGGTAGAAACTGTTACTATCTTTGAGTTAGGgggaaaacaagcaaaaagaactTGAGTCGCAGCGAGGTCAGTTAGTTGCCTTGGATCATAGAATTTAGCACCAGGATTGAAATCCTGATGGATCTGACCTCAAATCCTAGGCCCATAACCAATAATGTGCGACTCTGTGTCAAGGCTGAAATGAGCAGTACGACAGGGCCCACTCGAAGTCTGCTGGGCAATGATGGGTGTGGTTTCTGGAACCAGTGTCCCGACTCCAGCCTTCTGTCCAAGAGACTCATCATTGCACACTGTTGCCCTATACCATCTCTCCTTTTCTCGGACTGTGTAGGAACCGTTTCTCTGGTGTTCAACTTGAAGTGAAGTAACAGGGACAGACAAGATGTACAtggacaggaaggaaggagggtttTCAGAGGGGAGCATATCACCAGGATGAATTCAGTTCCCTGGAGGTGTTTTCAATGTGTGTTTCTTTGTCTTCTGTGTACTCACCCTCTTCTTTCTGACCCACACAGCCATCCCTTGGCCTTTTCACCCTGTATGTCAGGTACTCATGCCCTTTCCTTGCCATGTCTACTTCATTGCAAGGGCAGTCATTTCTACTTCTCCCTTTGACAATATCAGCCACTCTCTGGTCCCGTCATCCTTCTGTCCCAAAGAACCTCAGCcgtataattatatgtatatatttagacaGAGTGATTTATGTAATAAATTCGAAAAGTGAAATGTCTGGATCAAAGTGTAAGAATGACTTCTGAATGGTTAGGCATATTGCAGAAAATTAGACTCACACACGGTTAGTGGAAGTAGGTATTGGTGTAAATATCATTGAAAATCCTTACGAAAATATCACTTTATGCTTAAAAGTACTGGTGTGCTTCTCCTGGGAAACTGTAGAGCAGGGACTCAAAATCTTAAACCCACTTTGAAGCCCTGGCTGTGTACCACTGGGTTTTTTGGCCACCCCTGCTGGGGGTGCTCTGTAACCCTGGTCAACCTGTGGATATTGTTCCATTACTTTTGTGTACAGGGAACTCtcttactttcttattttaaaactatcagttgaaatattaaaacaccgagaggtaaaaaagaaaaaaagcactaaaAGGCATATTCTGAACAAGAAACAAAATTTGgccatatataatacataacacaggaaaagaaatgtgCAGTGGGATCCAGTGTTGTGTGGCAATGTGTTTACCAACATGATTTGGAGTACATGTATCTGTAACCTAATTGTAGAAGCACGTAATACAAAACACTAATACTTGCTCGCGTGGGCAACACGGACACACAGACCACAcattcttccctttctctgaGACAGGGATGATGCTTCCTGTCTGTCACAAGGCTGAGTGAACACAACATGCCTGTAGGTCCAGAACATTCTTCCTACAGAGACCAGGTGTCCAGAAAGCTCTGTCTGCTGGATTCAGGGAACGCCTCTCCTCATTTCTGTCAGCACTATTTGCAAAAGCCTCCTTCTCTGAGATCTTCAAAGCTGCAGTTCTAGCCACAGTCTGCAGGGAGGTACTCAGTTCTATTTCTAAGGAtacattaatgaaaaaatattaatgttgcagaagaaaaaattaatttgttctAGTTTTGCAGTCGGGTTATGAAATAGTTCTGCAGCCCGAATAGCTCtggaataaatataaatagaggTCGGTAGAAATGGTTCAGATGGATGTATTCTCAAAAGTGGTTTTGTCGATGATCCCAAACCTACATcaaatgcattcatttaacaaatattaattaggCCCTTATTCTATGCCAGACACTACCAGCCCAAAGTGACTCGTAATCTGAAAACCCGTGACCCAAACAGACTACACCCATCTGGTCCAAAACAGAGATCTCTACCTTATCCAAGACACCTGGTTCCCACCCCAACAGGAGTGACTAGCACAAAACATCATCCCTGGCCTGCTCACAAAAAATCTGTCGATGAGACCTGAAAGCTTGCCATTTAAGGGAGAACCAGTGCAGTCTCTGGAGGAGCACTCAGGGTATAGAGGCAGACCAATATACGTGAGGACATAATTCCTGTTCTGCCACTTACCTGGCTGGGAAATGTACTCAACATCTGTGAACCCAATATTCATGATCTGAAAAGGGACTGTGGATGGAATTCTCATGGGATTTCTGTGAGGAGGTCAAGAGAAACCTAGTGAGTCTGCCCAACACTGAGGAGATGTTGGTTGCCACTGGGCAAGGGTTGGTTTTCTTCTTATCCCGTTCTTTCCCTGCCGTAGCAGGGATGCTGATGCCATGTACTCAGTGGCATGGCAGTGATGTAGGCAGAATtccaaactaacacaggaagtaTGAGTAGGAACGCACGTGATGTCATAAAGGTTACTCACTACTATGTCTGTGTGGGGGGATCAGCCAGTACATGGTGGGGCTTGAGGGGAAACCCAGGCGGTCTGGGTGAGAAGTACTAGCTGCTTTATAACACTCTTGAGATCGCCCGTAATTCTGGCAGCACAACTGCGAGACAGGGATTGTGCTGAGATGCCAGAGTTCAGCAAGTGGATGTGCGCCTGTGTGTGTTTTGTCTTCGGCATCTCTCTCTGTCCGTTCCCTCTGTGGCTTTTTATCACATGTGCTCTCTTCCAACACAAGGCCTTGCCTGAGGCTGTAGCTGTAGCTGTTGGCTAGCTTACACTTTTACACCTTCTTCCCCTCAGTGACGTTATTTCTGAAGTAATGTGTGTTCTCAAAAATGACTCTGACTCTTCCTGTGCTCCATATATTGACCGTGTGCCCTTAACCCTCACTTTAATCTTTGATTGTTTTCCCTTTCATTTATGGACTTCCATGAAAATGAGTTGGTTTCTGGACATCCTCCAAATGTCACCAATAGgggtctttgttgttgttgttgttgttgttgaatattGTTATGGACTCATAACTTTTTAACATACTGATGGGCTCCAAACCCTGGTTAAAGGATTTTGAGTAAAGGAATGACAAGATTTGACTTATGCCTTAAAAAAtcactctgcctcctgtgttGAAAATAGATGGTAGGGGAGTCAAGGGCAAAAGCAGAAGGACAACTTGGAAGGCAGCATAATCCAGGAGACAGATGTTGGTGACCTGGCCAGGGTAGGTAGCAATGGAGGGGGTGAGAAGTGGCCAGACTCTGGATATATATTTAAAGGTAGAGCCAAGAGAAGATACATCCATCCTGATCGGTTGGATGTagagtgtgagagaaagagagcactCCAGCCCTACTTCCAAGTTGTAGGGACCAAGCATCAGGAATGTCTAGGTCTGATGCTCTGcccacatttaatttcacttctAATGGCACACAGGGAAAGTCCCAGCAGTCAAGAGGAGCAGGACTGTCCTGACAGTGGGTCACACACAGTGAAAGCAATGACGCCCCCTACAGAAGTTCATCTGAGGCCTGGCCATAATCGGTACATTGCACAGAGGTCAGCAGTGACCGAAATTTTATTCGTAAGAGTGCCCTGAGACAAGGTGTACATTTTGAAATTGGTTGAGGTCTGTTTGATGGTCTGGGAGATGGTCTACCTTCGTGAATGCTACAAGACAGTAGAGGGGGAAAAAACATACAtgctcttgtttttgttgttgggtACAGTGTGTTGGGTACGGTGTTTTATTTATGTCATTTACATCCTGTTACTGTAGTGGTTTTCAGTATCTGCTGATTTTCTTTCCAGTAATTCTGTCACTTGCTTAGGAAGAGTTGTCTCTTGGGCTGAAAGCATTTCGGGCTGGGCAAAAAGAAAGCTTGCTCTGGATATTTCAAACTGAGTATTGTTGAGGGCAAGGCTGGAGGCAGGAGGGCAGCTTGGGAAGCTGTTACATCAGACCCACCTGTCATTAAAGCTTGTACTGCACCGGCAAAGAAGTATAGCTTGCTGATTGTTCACAGAATGCATTTGGGGATTGGATGTGGGAGGTGCGAGAGAGCTTGTCTCCCAGGTGTTGGTGTGGTTGTTAGATTAGAGAAGCCTGAGAGAAGGCAAGATTAGGACCCCTTCCAGGTGTGTGGCTGGTGTCTAGTCTAACCCATGGACACACGCACCTCTGTTCTTTATAATTCCTGCTCCATTTCTTAGGAGGTTCAACACAGTTGCTTCCTCTCCCAAGATTCCTGCCCTGATTGTGCCACCTTGTGAGATAAGGCTCTTGTATCTGGACAGGCAGAGGAGTTTGTTTTCTGGGGCTTATGTGGCGGGTTGGCACTTTGCCAGCCCTACCATGGAGTTAGCTCACGACGTGGTACATGGTAAGTGGACCATTGATGTGTCTCAAacttgtctttttgttctcagTTGCAGAATGCCATGACCATGGTAGCACTtttcaaggaagaaagaaaggtggGAGTTCTTTCCGGGATAATTTTGACAAGAGGAACTGTCATTATGAACATGGTGGGTATGAGCGCCCGCCTTCACACTGCCAGGAGAATGATGGAAGCGTGGAGATGAGGGATGTCCACAAGGACCAACAACTAAGACAGTAAGTGACCAGGCAGCCTGGTTTGCACGTAGCAGCCCCCGGGACTGTGCAACCCTTTCATTCTCTGTggtcttccttttcttctgtcaTTAGAGAACTGAAGAACGCTGGAAGTGGAATAGTGGCTGAGCAATCCTAATTGTAGCCCTGGCGTCAGTGAGTGGAACATGTATAGAAGACTTTCTTAGATTTAATGGATACCCgccttctctcctcttccccacaGCACTCCTTATAGCATCCGATGCGAAAGAAGAGTGAAATGGCATGGTGAAGACGAAATCTGTGTTACCAcgtggagaaatagaaaacctcCAGAGAGAAAAATGAGTCAGAACACACAGGATGGCTACACAAGGAACTGGTTTAAGGTCACGGTGAGTATCTTGGTGGGGTCTGCATTAGGTAGACTATTCTGGAACCTGATAGAAGGAAGACCACTTAAAACACCCTAAGTTGATTATTTGGAGGAGAGCTTCGGAATGGGGGAAAGGGGGTTTAGGGCATCTATATTTGgcacaaaaataagaaatcatgTCAGCGGTCCTTTCTTTAGAAGTCTAAGCTAAGTAGAaggttggaaaaaaagaaaaaaaaaaaacccagctggtTGGTTCTGTTCTCCATCCTTAGTTCCATGttgtctctcccttccctcctatttcttctttttacccTTAGATTCCTTATGGGATAAAGTATGACAAGGCGTGGCTAATGAATTCAATCCAGAGCCATTGCAGTGACCCCTTCACTCCGGTTGATGTAAGAGAGGATGGTGAAGCCAGATGAGTGGGCATGGGGGACAGGGAGAGGCCTGGCTCAGCAGGGGCCATTGGCCTCTGACGCTGTTGCTCTTGCCTTCACTCCCTGTAGTTCCACTACGTCCGAAATCGGGCATGCTTCTTTGTCGAGGATGCTAGTGCTGCCTCCGCGTTGAAGGATGTCAGTTATAAGATTTGCGATGACGAGAACCAAAAGGTGTGTGCTGAGGGCATGCCCTGTACTTAGTCTCTGGGCAGGAGGACAGGCCAGGGGGCTGGTCATCCTCTTTGGGATTAGAGGTCCTGGTACTTACCACCCTGCCTCCCTGCAGATATGTATATTTGTCAATCATTCTACTGCGCCCTACTCTGTGAAGAATAAGTTGAAGCCAGGCCAAATGGAGATGCTAAAGGTAATACAGACTCAAGGATCATTGTATGTCCACTTCCTGGACCCATCTCTTCTTCCCCTGGCCCCCTCTTTccctgtcaccaccaccaccaccaccagagcCCCAGAGCCCCAGAGCCCCAGAGCCTCTGTCTTCATCTCTATCTCTGCAGCTGACCATGAACAAACGGTACAGTGTCTCCCAGCAAGCTCTTGATCTCCAGAATCTCCGCTTTGACCCAGGTAAGGCTGACAGCAGCAATTCTAAGACAAGCGGGGGCAGAGAGGTCTGCCTGGGAGGGAGACTTAGGAATGGCAATTAAGAGAGGGGTTGGTGCTGGCTCTGGTCCAGCCAGGGCCCTCCCAGCCTTCCAATTCCCTTCTCTTGGCTTCTTCAAGACTTGGTGGGCCGTGACATTGATATAATCCTGAATCGAAGAAACTGCATGGCTGCCACCCTGAAGATCATTGAAAGAAATTTCCCTGAGGTGAAGCCTTAGGCTCAGTGCTGGTATTTAGTTAGAGGGGTGGAAGGGATAAGGTGGAGGGCAGATTTGTCTCTGAGGCCCAAGATAGTGGCCGCCACTCTAACTCTTCTTGACCCAAAGCTGTTGTCTTTGAACTTGTGCAACAACAAACTGTACCAGCTGGATGGCCTTTCTGACATTATAGAGAAGGCTCCCAAAGTCAAGACCCTGAACCTCTCCAAAAATAAGGTGAGAAGGGGGAACCAGATCAGCTTTGGGTGGAGGGCAGGACACAGCAGGATAATGGCAACAGGCAGGCAGTGGCACCTGTGGGTGACTGTGAGGACTGGGGGAATTCGGGACCCAGGGTTCCAGGTGTCTCTCTTTCCCTGGCCCTCCTTCTCCAGTTTCCTCCCCATCTTTCTTAGCTGGAGTCGGTGTGGGAGTTGGGCAAGGTGAAAGGGCTGAAGCTCGAAGAGCTATGGCTAGAAGGGAACCCGTTGTGCAGCACCTTCTCGGACCAGTCCGCCTATGTAAGGTCAGTGGCAACCCCTGTCACCCTTCCTGGGCACCTTTGCTCCCTGGGTGACTGAGCTGTGTCTGAAGGTGCCCTTCTGCAGGAAGAAGCAGCTTTGGTCCTCTGGGAGGACCACAAACCTCTCctcttacacatacacacacacacacacacacacacacacacacacacacacacactcctctctCTGTGTCACTCACTCATCTGTGCTTAGaggtctcctttccttcctctgacATGGCCCCCTTTTCACCTGCTCTGGGGTGTGTTTCCCGCCTGTCTCCACCAAGCCTCCTCCAGTGTGCCCTCTGTGAGTGTGCTCCAGGAAGTGTggctcccccacc of the Pongo abelii isolate AG06213 chromosome X, NHGRI_mPonAbe1-v2.0_pri, whole genome shotgun sequence genome contains:
- the LOC100454300 gene encoding nuclear RNA export factor 2, translated to MCSTLKKCGTYRTEVAECHDHGSTFQGRKKGGSSFRDNFDKRNCHYEHGGYERPPSHCQENDGSVEMRDVHKDQQLRHTPYSIRCERRVKWHGEDEICVTTWRNRKPPERKMSQNTQDGYTRNWFKVTIPYGIKYDKAWLMNSIQSHCSDPFTPVDFHYVRNRACFFVEDASAASALKDVSYKICDDENQKICIFVNHSTAPYSVKNKLKPGQMEMLKLTMNKRYSVSQQALDLQNLRFDPDLVGRDIDIILNRRNCMAATLKIIERNFPELLSLNLCNNKLYQLDGLSDIIEKAPKVKTLNLSKNKLESVWELGKVKGLKLEELWLEGNPLCSTFSDQSAYVSAIRDCFPKLLRLDGQELSAPMIVDIDSSETMKPCKENFTGSETLKHLVLQFLQQYYSIYDSGDRQGLLGAYHDEACFSLAIPFDPKDSAPNSLCKYFEDSRNMKTLKDPYLKGELLRRTKRDIVDSLSALPKTQHDLSSILVDMWCQTERMLCFSVNGVFKEVEGQSQGSVLAFTRTFIATPGSSSSLCIVNDELFVRDASPQETQSAFSIPVSTLSSSSEPSLSQEQQEMVQAFSAQSGMKLEWSQKCLQDNEWNYARAGQAFTMLQTEGKIPAEAFKQIS